GAAGGTGGCACAGGTTCAGAAATTATCTGCACTAATGCGCTTATCGAAGATGAAAAATTAAATAATTCTTTTGATGTTATCTTGACCAATCCTCCTTTCGGAAATAAGGGAAAAGTAGAAGACCAGAAAATTCTTCAATCATATCTTCTCGCCAGGAAATGGCATAAATCAGCGTCCAATGGTTGGGAAGTTTCCCAAGCCGTTTTAGCGGGTCAGTCGCCCGATATTTTATTTATTGAGAAATCTATAAAATTATTGCGCGCAGGTGGGCGCATGGCGATTATTCTGCCCGATGGTTTATTACAAAATATCTCTAATGGACCGATTCGCCATTGGTTGCGCTCCCAAACAAAAATATTAGGTGTTGTTTCCATACCGCCGGAAGCCTTTGTACCCTACGGCACAGGAATCAAGACATCACTTTTGGTAGTTCAAAAATTACCGGCAAACCATGATTCTTGTTTTATGGCACAAATCAAAAAAATAGGCTATGACGTTAAAGGACAAACAATATATAAGCGCAACGAGTCGGGAGTTATAACCCGAACAAAATCAGGTTTGCCAATAGTTGACGATGATATAGATGATATTTCTCAATCTTTTACGTCATTTATCAATGGCGAATTTGCACAAAACAGCGATTGTATTTATACAGTTAAGAATACCCTGCTCAATTCGAGACTGGATGCCGAACATTATTTACCCAATGACCAAAAATTATTAGAACATCTAAAATCTATTGGTGCGAAACCTTTAGGTGAAATTGCCGATATTTTGAGAGAGGCGGCTGATTTTCGTTTAGCTAGGGATAGTGAAATTAGATATATCGCCATTTCCGATGTTGATTATCGTACAATGCAAGTTGTTTCCCAACAAATAATCAAGGCACATGAAGCCCCATCTCGCGCAACTTATAGATTGTACAAAGGCGATATTATTACAGCAATTTCAGGAGCAAGTACGGGAACACCACGCCAAGCAACAGCCCTAATCACGGAAGATGAAGACGGAGCAATTTGCTCAAATGGATTTTCAGTATTAAGAAATATTCAGGTAGTCGAGCCTTTGTTTTTATTAGTATATATGCGAACAGACTTTTTTTTGCGTCAGATTAAAAGGTACATGACAGGTCATGCTATTCCTACTATTTTAGTAGATGATTTGTCTAAAGTTTTAGTGCCTATTCCACCCAAATCTGAACAGCAGAGAATAGCAAAAAGTATGACCGAAATTCAAGCAATTAGAAAAGAAGCGTTAAAGGCAAGTGAGAATGTTGTTCACGAAATGAGTCTTTTACTTGGCCAATTTGAGTAAGGCAAAAAGCAGGTTAAGCTTAGAACAAGTCTTAAGTAGGTAGGGATTAAAAATTATCAGACACCCCCCTTCTTTCCTTTAGTCACATCTTTCTTAACATTTCAAACCTTTGTAGCATAAAGCTTTCAAGACTCGGTTAACAATTTGTAATATTCCTTGTTGACACCCTTACTGACAAAGAAAAAACTGAAATCAAGTCAGGATAAGGGTTGGAGTGCTTACTGAAAAAATTGTTAAGAAAGATCCCTATAAGGGATAGGGGGATCAGAGGCAAAATCTATCTTCAATTTAATTATAACTACTTACTTAGAATGTATTCTGTGTTAGTCGAGCGCCTAACGGACTATAAACTAGATGGCATAGCGACTTTTTTCGGAAGTATCAAAGTGAGCAAGCGTAATTTTTTTGGCGAGGATAGAAGTTTTTTGAGGCAAAAAAACAGAACGTTGCCGGAAATATTGGCCAAAATATTGACGGTAGAGAGGACAACTGACTCGGCAAAACTTACCTTGTCGGTGAATCAGTCCGAGACTTTCTAGGTGAAAAGCCGCCATTATATCAATTTCTATGTCTTTTTCCGCCATCACCACCTTAGCAAAGATAGCCGCTAAATTGCCCTTTAAGTATTGCAGATGTGAAAGTAAACGTTTAAGATGATCTGCAAAAATATTACTTTCCTCCTTAATCGAATTAGCGAGAATGGTTTCTAGGGTACAATTGCCCCGATCAATATGATAGCAAGCAAGACGAGTTAAATAGGGATTACCCCCTAGAAATATCCGTAATTTTTCGGAGTCAAAATTCTGATCTAATCCCTGTCTTTGGCTTAATTCTCGTACTTGTGCGCTGGTAAAATTAGGCAATTCGATCGGTAAACCAAGACTAAAAGGAGATTGATAGGTATCTGAGGTTTTATCAAGCTCCTGTGCAGGGGAATAGGCGACAATTAAACGTAATTTTTGCCAGAGAGGTTTGTTTTTGCCTTCCTCGTGCCAGAGGTGGAGAATACTAAAAAATTCTTCCCCTAGCTGTGGATAGGATAAAAGATATTCAAGATCATCAAAGGCAAGCACTAAAGGATGATCGAGATGGGAGAGAATATGCTTTTCTAGATAGATTTTACAGTTAATTTTACCCCCCAAGAATTCATCCCAATCCTGTGGGAGATGATTGTCTAAATCTAACTGGCGACTAATACTAACGCAAAGCCAACGCATCCAGTGATTTAAATCTTGAAAAATTGAGCTTTCTGCTAACCGAAAACTAAAATAAAGTGTATGGTATTGCTGTTGTTGTGCATGATTAATAATTCTGGTTATCAGGGAAGTTTTTCCCATTTTTCTGGCCGCGTTAATCCGGATCAGACTACCCCCGCGCAAGATCTCTTGATAACAAGTCTGTTCTAGATTGTTTCTGTTGATATACAAGAGGGAATCGAGGGGGACTTGTCCCTCTGGTAACTCAGGCAATAGTTGAGGATTAATAGTATTAGTTTCTAGTAAGTTAGGACGATAATAATCGCTATTTTCTAAAGTTAAATTAAAGGCTTGAAAACAATGTTTCAGGGTTTGTTTATCCACTCCCGATTCACAAGCAAATACCTTCATCAGAGTATCTACCCCTAAAAGAGTTTTCTCGCTGAGGACTTCTAGGGTGAAACGATGACCGCGATTATCCCGATACTCCGCTTCTTGTTTGGCAGTAAGTAATTTTTCTAGTCCCGTGGGGGTAAGGACAACCCCGCGTCTGCGGCGCTGTTTTTCTGGTTTTTCCATGATAGTTTTTCCCTGTCCTGAACTCAAACTCTGCACCTCTACTAGAGGTTTTGAGTTTCCTATAGACTTCTCCTCAACAGGGAAACAATCGATTCCGTAATTTTACTGGTTTAGCGATGGAGAGGATCGGGACAATAACCAGACCACTTATTTTCTTCCCCGTCCGAGTTATTTCTGGGATAGGGATAAATCTTAGCCTACTTGCTGACGATAGCTATTCATTTCTAGGCTATCTTCCCCATAAAGATCCTCAATGTGTTGATGACAGCAATCGATCGCAAATCGATCGAATTCTCTCGGTTCAATTTGATACATTTTGGCAAAAATATCGGGTTGAACACGACAAAATTCTGGTCTCTGGTCATAAATGGTACAGAGACGGGTTTGGCGATCAAAGTTTATACACCAACCTTCTTCCCCCACCATGCTGAGATATTGAGTTAATTGTGCGGGAGTCAGATATTCTTCTAAGTCAGGACGCTCATCGGGATTTAGTTGACAACAAGCTCCACAATTTTTAATACATTTCCAATTGGCCATATAACCGGTGTGCCGCGATGAATTAATCCTAGTACCTACTGACCAGCTTACTAGCAATTAGTCCCAATTTTGCCTTCCAGCAAGAATTCCCCTCAATAGTTTTAATCTCAACCTGCGATCGGGTATGAAAGCTTGACGAGGCAAGAATCTAATAAAATGGGCGTTGTAAGGGTCGAACTTACGGCATCCTGCTTGTAAGGCAGGCGCTCTACCACTGAGCTAAACGCCCGAATTAATCTTGCACTTTCTTAGTATAACATATATTTTCAAAAAAGTATATTATTTTTTTGAGCGAGTTGATTTTTTTCCGATGCCCTCTGGTCGAACTCACGATCGCATTACCCTAATTCTGCTGCCACCGATTGCGGGGGCGAGTTTTTTGGTCAGTGGCAGTGGTAAATTAACCCTATTACTGTTGGCCAGTTATTTGTTTAGCGGATTCCTGTTTGGACCAGATCTTGACATCCACTCGGTACAGTACAAACGTTGGGGTTATCTGCGCTGGTTGTGGCTACCCTATCGTTCTATGATCCGTCATCGCGGTTGGTTATCCCACGGTTTATTGATCGGCACAATTTTTCGGTTATTTTACTTCGGTAGTTTTCTTTTACTAGCGGCGATCGTCATCATTCCGATCCTGCAAAGTTTCTGGGGTATAGACTGGGATTGGCGACTGTGGCCGCAGCAAGCGATCGCATTATGGCAACAGTATCCCCGGGTAGCGATCGCTATTTTCCTGGGTTTAGAATTAGGAGCGATGAGTCATAGTTGTAGTGATTGGATCGGATCTGCCTATAAACGTTCTCGAAAAGTGGCTCAAAAACCGGTAAAAAAGAAAAAACGTTAATAGTCCCCGTCCACAATTTCTAATCGGCCTTACTTTGATATTCTTGCCAAGTTTTGGGACTAATAAAGAGAGTTCCTTTTTCTTGCTGGTCGGGAAACTGGATATAGTTTTTCTCTAGATAATCCTTGAGTTTTGGTGATTGCATAAATTCCTTTTCAAATCGATAGAGGAAAACCAAATCTGGCTGTCTTTTTTCAATAACTTCTAGGATAAAATCCCCATCAAGATTCTGATTGATAAATCTCTTTCTGGTGATGACAGCAGTTTCTGGGGGTGTTTTCAAGAAATATTGATATATGTAGTGAGGATTGTCGGTTAACAGAAGTTTATCGGAGTTTTTAAATTTTTCAAACACAGCTTCTGCTAAAAGAGGTTTATACCTTTTATTAAATTGAACGTAGGCATTAATTGCCGGATCACGATTGGTGATTATTCTCAAGGTATTAAAGAGAAATTGACCAGACAGGGGAATAAAAATCAGCATTTTAAGCATTAATACCCAAGTTATTTGGCGATTTTGCCTAAATTCTCCGAGGCTATCAGTAATTTTTAACTGTTCGACAAACAAGGCAATTATCCAAACGGCGGGAATAATTAAATGGATATAATAATAGGGCCAAATTGGGGCGACTGTGGCAAATCTGAACAGATTAGAACCCAACCAGATCAAGGGCGGTAAAAGTGGTATTATATTGCGAGTAAAAACCATCGCTATAATAGCGCTCGCTGTCACGATTAGATAAATTGGTTCGTGCTGTAGGGAGCTTTGTAAGAGAGTCAATAAGGTGAGATTTTCTTCACCGAAACTAGCGGCAACACTGACATGAGATTTAATGATATTTGCGTAGGAAAAAGGAAAAATAGTCAGGGAACCCAAGACAAAGACTAAAACAACAGCGACTGACCAAATAACAATATCAATGATTCTTTTAATAAAACTATTCTGTTGATTGAGAAAAATAATTAAAGCTACAGTTGGGATAATAGTAATGCCCGAAAGTTTAATTTGCAGGGAAAAAACCAAAGCAATGGCACTGAGTAAATACAGCCCATACTTAAGCTTACCCGTGGATTGAAGGGCTTTAAAGATGATAAAAATACTTAAGATTGTAAAAAAAAGTGAGGGTAACTCCCGCAACATTGTGGTTGAAAGGGTAATATACACTAGACAGGTTGAGAGAATAAATACCGATAAACAAGAGGCCAATATTCCGCAATTAACTCTCAGAATTAGATAAAAAATTCCTAACATAATTGTGGACAAAGAAAGCACCATAAGGCGCGCCGCATGGATAGTAAATCCTGTCAAGCTTAACCAACTATTTAGTAAAAGAGATAAACCCGATAAATGATCGTGCCAAACTTGTTCGTAGAGACGATAACCTTGTTTGGTGACGTAGGCAAGTACCAGGGCCACCGCTTCATCAAAATTAAGGATATAGGGATAATGAAGCGGGACTTTCCAGAAAACAATCCCCAGAAAAAAAACAGCAATGGCAATTAATGCCATTAAATCAAAACGATAAGATTTCTTATTCATAACTTTTTCTGGACAAGAATTGCTGCGTATCTTATCACAGATCGAGACATCAGTTAGGGGGTTAAAAAAGATACCAAGATTACTTTTCGGAACTACGCCCTAAATCTTTAGATCTATGATAGGCCGCCACTACTGCCTCGATAATTGTCGAGCGAAAAGAGCCTTTTTCT
This Microcystis wesenbergii NRERC-220 DNA region includes the following protein-coding sequences:
- a CDS encoding ArnT family glycosyltransferase; this encodes MNKKSYRFDLMALIAIAVFFLGIVFWKVPLHYPYILNFDEAVALVLAYVTKQGYRLYEQVWHDHLSGLSLLLNSWLSLTGFTIHAARLMVLSLSTIMLGIFYLILRVNCGILASCLSVFILSTCLVYITLSTTMLRELPSLFFTILSIFIIFKALQSTGKLKYGLYLLSAIALVFSLQIKLSGITIIPTVALIIFLNQQNSFIKRIIDIVIWSVAVVLVFVLGSLTIFPFSYANIIKSHVSVAASFGEENLTLLTLLQSSLQHEPIYLIVTASAIIAMVFTRNIIPLLPPLIWLGSNLFRFATVAPIWPYYYIHLIIPAVWIIALFVEQLKITDSLGEFRQNRQITWVLMLKMLIFIPLSGQFLFNTLRIITNRDPAINAYVQFNKRYKPLLAEAVFEKFKNSDKLLLTDNPHYIYQYFLKTPPETAVITRKRFINQNLDGDFILEVIEKRQPDLVFLYRFEKEFMQSPKLKDYLEKNYIQFPDQQEKGTLFISPKTWQEYQSKAD
- a CDS encoding YkgJ family cysteine cluster protein translates to MANWKCIKNCGACCQLNPDERPDLEEYLTPAQLTQYLSMVGEEGWCINFDRQTRLCTIYDQRPEFCRVQPDIFAKMYQIEPREFDRFAIDCCHQHIEDLYGEDSLEMNSYRQQVG
- a CDS encoding AAA-like domain-containing protein; translation: MEKPEKQRRRRGVVLTPTGLEKLLTAKQEAEYRDNRGHRFTLEVLSEKTLLGVDTLMKVFACESGVDKQTLKHCFQAFNLTLENSDYYRPNLLETNTINPQLLPELPEGQVPLDSLLYINRNNLEQTCYQEILRGGSLIRINAARKMGKTSLITRIINHAQQQQYHTLYFSFRLAESSIFQDLNHWMRWLCVSISRQLDLDNHLPQDWDEFLGGKINCKIYLEKHILSHLDHPLVLAFDDLEYLLSYPQLGEEFFSILHLWHEEGKNKPLWQKLRLIVAYSPAQELDKTSDTYQSPFSLGLPIELPNFTSAQVRELSQRQGLDQNFDSEKLRIFLGGNPYLTRLACYHIDRGNCTLETILANSIKEESNIFADHLKRLLSHLQYLKGNLAAIFAKVVMAEKDIEIDIMAAFHLESLGLIHRQGKFCRVSCPLYRQYFGQYFRQRSVFLPQKTSILAKKITLAHFDTSEKSRYAI
- a CDS encoding N-6 DNA methylase, whose amino-acid sequence is MKEQGLLFSEDSLLPEKLPQIQELRPSNNLSAVFEECHNYIYANEGMLKDKIFHEMVKLIIIKLHDEKSVKQSVNFGVTASEYKAIVANKSDEFMSRLSQLFTSIKNHYRGFFTDDTFKLKPLTLAYIVGRLQYINLSKTSGDIKGEAFQTFVNRHQRGDRGEFFTPHPIVRLAVEMIDPKPNEKIIDPACGSGGFLIQAINHVRQNNPEFDIASFVQESITGIEFNPDVALSGMIRLVFEGGTGSEIICTNALIEDEKLNNSFDVILTNPPFGNKGKVEDQKILQSYLLARKWHKSASNGWEVSQAVLAGQSPDILFIEKSIKLLRAGGRMAIILPDGLLQNISNGPIRHWLRSQTKILGVVSIPPEAFVPYGTGIKTSLLVVQKLPANHDSCFMAQIKKIGYDVKGQTIYKRNESGVITRTKSGLPIVDDDIDDISQSFTSFINGEFAQNSDCIYTVKNTLLNSRLDAEHYLPNDQKLLEHLKSIGAKPLGEIADILREAADFRLARDSEIRYIAISDVDYRTMQVVSQQIIKAHEAPSRATYRLYKGDIITAISGASTGTPRQATALITEDEDGAICSNGFSVLRNIQVVEPLFLLVYMRTDFFLRQIKRYMTGHAIPTILVDDLSKVLVPIPPKSEQQRIAKSMTEIQAIRKEALKASENVVHEMSLLLGQFE
- a CDS encoding metal-binding protein — its product is MPSGRTHDRITLILLPPIAGASFLVSGSGKLTLLLLASYLFSGFLFGPDLDIHSVQYKRWGYLRWLWLPYRSMIRHRGWLSHGLLIGTIFRLFYFGSFLLLAAIVIIPILQSFWGIDWDWRLWPQQAIALWQQYPRVAIAIFLGLELGAMSHSCSDWIGSAYKRSRKVAQKPVKKKKR